In Rhizobium sp. CIAT894, the genomic window TGTAGCTCACGTCGGGATAGAGAAGCGGCAGCTCGTGTTTCAGCAGCGCCTGAAACGCATGGGCAAGAACCTCGTCGGAACCATTGCCGACGAACACTTCGTCCGCCGTCAGACCGTGACGGGCAGCGATCGTTTCGCGCAATTCAGTGGCGGCCGGGTCGGGATAGAGCCGCAGACGATCGTCCGCCGCCTCAGCGATCGCCTCGAGCGCCTTTGGAGACGGCCCATAGGGATTCTCGTTGGTGTTGAGCTTGACCAGGCCGGGGATACGAGGCTGCTCCCCCGCGACATAGGGCCGAAGCTTGCTGACGATATCAGACCAGTATCGGCTCATGCGAATTTCCAGGCCCTCATTCCGCCGCCGTCCGCTGGCCGAAGCGCTTCTCGATATAGTCGACGACGAGCGCCTCGAAATCGGCGGCGATATTGGGGCCGCGCAGCGTCAGCGCCTTCTTGCCGTCGATAAAGACGGGGGCGGCCGGCGTCTCGCCGGTGCCCGGGAGCGAAATGCCGATATCGGCATGTTTGCTTTCCCCCGGCCCGTTGACGATGCAGCCCATGACGGCGACGTTCAGCGCCTCGACGCCCGGATATTTCTCGCGCCAGATCGGCATGTTCTTGCGGATGTCGTTCTGGATGTTTTGAGCCAGTTCCTGGAAGACTGTCGACGTCGTGCGCCCACAGCCGGGACAGGCGGCAACGACGGGTATGAACTGGCGGAAGCCCATGACCTGCAGGATTTCCTGCGCCACTTGGACTTCGCGCGTGCGGTCGCCGTTCGGCTCGGGCGTCAACGACACGCGGATCGTATCGCCGATGCCCTGCTGCAGCACGAAGCCCATCGCCGCCGACGAGGCGACGATGCCCTTGGTGCCCATGCCGGCCTCGGTCAGGCCAAGATGCAAAGCATGATTGGAGCGTTCGGCGAGCATGGAATTGACGGCAATCAGGTCCTGGACCTGGCTGACCTTGGCCGAAAGGATGATGCGGTTGCGCGGCAGGCCGATCTCTTCGGCAAGGGCTGCCGAAAGCAGCGCCGACTGTACGATCGCTTCACGCGTCACCTGCCGGGCCGAAAGCGGCGATCCGGCTGCGGCGTTCTGATCCATAAGCGCCGTCAGCAGATCCTGATCGAGCGAGCCCCAGTTGACGCCGATGCGCACCGGCTTGTCGTAGCGGATCGCCATCTCGATGATCTCGGCGAACTGCTTGTCCTTCTTGTCCTTGAAGCCGACATTGCCGGGGTTGATGCGATATTTCGCCAGCGCTGCCGCACAATCGGGATGATCGGCAAGCAGCTTGTGGCCGATATAATGAAAGTCGCCGATCAGCGGCACGTCCATGCCGAGCCGCAGCAACCGCTCACGAATCTTCGGCACGGCAGCGGCACTCTCGTCGCGGTCGACGGTGATGCGCACCAGTTCCGAGCCCGCCCGGTGAAGGGCCGCAACCTGGGCGACGGTCGAATCGATATCGGCCGTATCGGTATTCGTCATGGATTGCACGACGACCGGTGCTCCGCCGCCGACGATAACGCCGCCGACATCGACGGCAATGGAAGCGCGGCGCGGTTTCGGATCAAAATCGGCGGCTGAAGACATGAAGAGTTCTTGCACCCCTAAAGCATGTCGCGCAAAAGTGTGCAGCGGTTTTGCGAGAACGACATGCGTAAAACAAAGACCTAAAGCGCGAGGAGCGAATCTGAAAGATTGCGACGCGCTTTAGAAACAGTGCCTTTCAGGTGGATCATGACCGCTTTCTTGTCAACCGCCCCCGATATCACTTTTGTTTGGAGGCGGCTCAATGGCCGCCCCCGGAGACCCCATCGGCATAATGGGCCAGCTTGGAGAACGCCAGGACGACCAGCAGCAGCACCGGCAGCGCCATGAAAACGACGGCAAAACCGATATGCTCGGCGACGAAGCCGATCAGCGACGGCGCAACCAGCATGCCGGAATACCCCATGGTCGTGACCACGGAGATGCCGATGCCGGGCTTGAGACCGGGGATATTGCCCGCCGCCGAGAAGGCGATCGGCACCATGTTGGAAATGCCGATACCGCAAAAGGCAAAGCCCAGAATGGCAAGCTCGGCATTGGGCGCCATGCCTGCAAGCAGCATGCCGACAATGGCAAACAGCGTGCAGATCCGCAGCGTCTTGACGCCGCCGAGACGATCGCGCACCAGGTCGCCGGCAAAGCGCATGATCGCCATGGTCGCCGAAAAGGCTGCGAAACCAAGACCGGAGAGCGCCACGGAGGCGTCCATTTCCTGTCGCAGATAGAGCGCGCCCCAATCCAGAACCGCGCCTTCCGGCACCATCGAAAAAAGAGCCATCAATCCGAGCAGCCAGGGCAGCGGCACCATCGGCAGCTTCGTCTTTTCCTTTTTGGCATCGGGATGCGGCGGATCGGCGAGGACCATCGGCCAGGCGACGGCCACGAAGATCGCCGCCAGCACCGTCGCCAGCTGCGCATGGCCAAGAATGCCGAGCTTGGAAATCACGATACCGCCGAGGCCTGAGCCGATCAGGCCGCCAAGGCTCCAGAAGGCGTGGCAGGACGACATGATGGCGCGGCGCATGGATTTTTCGACGGACACCGCATTGGCGTTCATCGCCACGTCCATTGCGCCGATGAAGCCGCCGAACAGGAAGAGCGAGATTGCGCCGGTGATCACATTCGGCGCCAGTGTCAAGGCCAGCAGCAGCGGCAGCACGCAGACGGCCGCTACCCGAGCGACGACGCGCGAGCCGTGTCTGGCGATCTGCGCACCGGCGATCGGCATCATGACCAGCGAGCCGAGGCCGAAGACGAGGATCATCAACCCGAGCTCGAACTTGGAGAGCGCCAGTCGCTCGGCAAAATCCGGGATTTTCGGCGCCCAGCAGCCGACAACGAAACCGTTCATGAGAAAGAGCAGGGAAACCGCCGTCCTGCTTCTGGTGATGAAGCCGCTTCGGGCTCCCCGTGGCGTACTCACATGACTGTCCATTTTCGGTCTTTCCTCACTACCGGGCTTGGGAGCGCCCGTTTTTCTTAACTCTGTAACGGCGGGTCAGTTCGTTTTTTCGGCGATGACGGTCCTGCATCCGCGTTCGCGGTAACCCGCAAGAACGGCCGGATCGGCATCGTGCTCGACGACCAGGCATTCGCAATGCGCAACCGGCAGGATACTGTGCGGCGCAGCCGTGCCGAACTTCTCCGAGGTGACCGCCGCCAGCACTTTTCTGCTCCTTGATGCGGCAAACCGCTTGAATTCGGCATCCTCGAAGCCGAATGCGGTGATGCCGGCTTCGAGATCGACGCCGCAAGCGCCGAGAATGCAGAGATCGGGTGAAATCTGTTCCATATCCCGCAGGGCCTTGGCGCCAAGCGCCCCGCCCGTCTGCCGGTCCACCATGCCGCCGATCAGGATGACGTTGACGGCGGGCTTGTCGATGAGCGCGGCGGCAATCACCGGCGCATTCGTCGCGGCCGTCAGTTCGAGTTCGGCGGGCAAGGCATTGGCAATCGCCAGATTGGTGCTGCCGGCATCGAAAAACACGCACGAACCGGCAGCAATCTGCTCGGCCGCAGCGCGCGCCAGCGCCTGCTTCCGATCGGCGGCAAATCCCATGCGCTGCGTCAGGCTTCCGTGCGCCGGCGAAACCGGCAATGCGCCGCCGTAAACTCGCTCGCAAAGGCCCGCCGCCGCCATTTCGCGCAGATCGCGCCGCACCGTATCCTCGGAGACGCCAAATTCAAGCGCAAGTTCCGCCGCCAGCACGCGGCCATTGAGCCGCAGCCTTTCCGAAATTACACCTTGACGCTCTCGCAACAAAAAATCCTGCATGTTCCTACCGGATGAATATCTCAAATACGTAAAACGTGCATAAACGCTGATAAACGTGCAGGCAATATGCACGATCACACGTTTTCTGACATTATGAAACAAAGCGCCACCGGAGCGGCATATCGCCTCTTGACCGGTTCGGGGCCTGAGAATATCGATCGGATATTCTCAGGTCCCCGCCGCCATACCGCCATCTGGTGCATTCCCCGTGAAAAACTCCGTCAGCCTGGGCATTCTGCTCACGAGCGTCGCCTATATGGCGTTCACCTTCCACGATGCGATCATCAAGATCCTGACTTCAACCATTCCGGTCTGGCAGATCCTGTTTTTCCGCAGCCTCACCATTCTGCTCGGTTGTCTCGCCTATGGCCGCGGCAAGCTCGTCCACCAAACGATGACATCGCCGATCATCAAGCCGATGATCCTGCGCAGCACCCTTCTTCTCTCTGCCTGGCTTTCCTATTATTCCGCCGCAAGCCGCCTGCAGCTGGCCGAAGTGACCACGCTTTATTACGCCGCACCCGTCGTCGGCACCCTGCTTGCATGGCTCATCCTGAAGGAAGAGGTCACACCGGCGCGCTGGCTTGCCGTTGGCGTCGGCTTCGTCGGCGTGCTCATTGCCTGCAACCCCATCGGCCTCACCATCTCCTGGCCGGTCTACCTGGCGCTGCAGGCAGCCGTTCTCTGGGCCGCCGCCATGGTCCTGCTGCGCAAGACCTCGCTGCACGAGAAGACCATCGTCCAGCTAACCGTCTCCAACGTCTTCTTCCTTGCTATGACGGGCGTTGCGGTTCTCTACACCTGGC contains:
- a CDS encoding MFS transporter translates to MDSHVSTPRGARSGFITRSRTAVSLLFLMNGFVVGCWAPKIPDFAERLALSKFELGLMILVFGLGSLVMMPIAGAQIARHGSRVVARVAAVCVLPLLLALTLAPNVITGAISLFLFGGFIGAMDVAMNANAVSVEKSMRRAIMSSCHAFWSLGGLIGSGLGGIVISKLGILGHAQLATVLAAIFVAVAWPMVLADPPHPDAKKEKTKLPMVPLPWLLGLMALFSMVPEGAVLDWGALYLRQEMDASVALSGLGFAAFSATMAIMRFAGDLVRDRLGGVKTLRICTLFAIVGMLLAGMAPNAELAILGFAFCGIGISNMVPIAFSAAGNIPGLKPGIGISVVTTMGYSGMLVAPSLIGFVAEHIGFAVVFMALPVLLLVVLAFSKLAHYADGVSGGGH
- a CDS encoding DeoR/GlpR family DNA-binding transcription regulator: MQDFLLRERQGVISERLRLNGRVLAAELALEFGVSEDTVRRDLREMAAAGLCERVYGGALPVSPAHGSLTQRMGFAADRKQALARAAAEQIAAGSCVFFDAGSTNLAIANALPAELELTAATNAPVIAAALIDKPAVNVILIGGMVDRQTGGALGAKALRDMEQISPDLCILGACGVDLEAGITAFGFEDAEFKRFAASRSRKVLAAVTSEKFGTAAPHSILPVAHCECLVVEHDADPAVLAGYRERGCRTVIAEKTN
- the ispG gene encoding flavodoxin-dependent (E)-4-hydroxy-3-methylbut-2-enyl-diphosphate synthase; protein product: MSSAADFDPKPRRASIAVDVGGVIVGGGAPVVVQSMTNTDTADIDSTVAQVAALHRAGSELVRITVDRDESAAAVPKIRERLLRLGMDVPLIGDFHYIGHKLLADHPDCAAALAKYRINPGNVGFKDKKDKQFAEIIEMAIRYDKPVRIGVNWGSLDQDLLTALMDQNAAAGSPLSARQVTREAIVQSALLSAALAEEIGLPRNRIILSAKVSQVQDLIAVNSMLAERSNHALHLGLTEAGMGTKGIVASSAAMGFVLQQGIGDTIRVSLTPEPNGDRTREVQVAQEILQVMGFRQFIPVVAACPGCGRTTSTVFQELAQNIQNDIRKNMPIWREKYPGVEALNVAVMGCIVNGPGESKHADIGISLPGTGETPAAPVFIDGKKALTLRGPNIAADFEALVVDYIEKRFGQRTAAE
- a CDS encoding DMT family transporter — translated: MKNSVSLGILLTSVAYMAFTFHDAIIKILTSTIPVWQILFFRSLTILLGCLAYGRGKLVHQTMTSPIIKPMILRSTLLLSAWLSYYSAASRLQLAEVTTLYYAAPVVGTLLAWLILKEEVTPARWLAVGVGFVGVLIACNPIGLTISWPVYLALQAAVLWAAAMVLLRKTSLHEKTIVQLTVSNVFFLAMTGVAVLYTWRTPDMTQLALLVATGVVAGLAQVALFEGMRRAPVSVLAPFKYTSLIWAFLLGYLIWADLPTQNVIAGACMILGAGLIIIVSERLRRHVAV